The genomic region gatgacaACGGGCTCATACAGTTTATGTTCAAGACCTGACTTTGTCCCAAAATTTAAAGCTGTCCTTTAACTAACGAGCGATGGATGGCACCTACACGCCGATGAAGCGTCAACTCTACCGGAAATACCAAAGAAGAAGAGGGTGAAGTAAGATGGCGGAGAATAACAGCACGGACCATACTGGGGATACCAACGTAGATAAAAATGTTTCTCCCGGAGCATCAATGATGGTGGTCACCGTCAAAACCCCGAATGGGAAAGAGGAAATTACGATTTCGGAGGATTCTTCTGTCGCCCAGGTGCGTTAACTGACCTTTTTTTCAACATCTGGCAGCGAAAATCATGCTACGATTAATGTTACAGAGCGACCCTTCGCAAACCTTAGGGGAAAGGTAAAAacgtacattttaaaaaatgttttcaacagCGGCTTGCGTCGTCAAATGTGTTTTCGTTGTCCCACATATGTCTAATTTCTTTCcgcaataataaaatgtttgccCGGGGCGAAACTAACTTTTAGACCCAATATTTCGAAAGACAGTAGGCAGCTGTGTGATTACGGAAATAGCAGAGAAGTTCGCTCATgagagctaacgttagctttgcaTTTGTGGGATATCGCGACATTTAAGTGTGACGCTGACGTTAACTAACAGTTACATCATTTTGGGTTGATGAAACTGCGAAATGTGAAAATAGTGTTTGTTCACTTTGCCCTGAATCGATAACGACTCTAAGATAGCCATTATCCTGTTATCGGCCCACCGTTCAGAGTGACCAGTCGCCGATAGTTACACATCTGAGTGACTGTTGAACAACATGACTAAGCTAATGTAAGAACTGATAATGATCAGCCACGCTTTAAATATTATCTGTGAAACTATTTACACTGCTAACTAGATGGGCTCAACCCCTCTTGTGCAATAACCTGGTCAACCGTGCAAGGGGCCTCGAAGTTTGCTGTCTAGTCGATTGCCTCCCAAGTTCACACTGTAACTTACAGTAGATGTCATTCATCAGATTTTGCAAGGAGACCAAGAAACCAACCAGTCTCCTCCTTCTTGTGTTGGACTCCAGGTTTTCTGTATGTTACTCTGTGGTAATTTGatgaaaacaactttatttaggAATAATGCACCACAtgggttcagttcccactgtgacatccaaaatgtgtccccgagcaagacacgcaacccctagttgctccagaggcgtgcgacctctgagatgTATAGTAAATCTAAGTCGCTTCGGATAAATGCGTCAGTTACAGAtgcatatattattatttttattattatatggtTTTAGAACTAGATTCTGGCACAACACATCTCTTCAAAAGTGGGCAACGAGATTACATAGTAACAGAGAATTCAGATGAGATTGTATTTTTCTCAAACAAATTTTCAACTACTCAAATGAtcaaaaacacagtttttgcacattgaTTCACACAGTGAATCTGTATCTCTTTGGGACCTCTAGGCACTTTCACACTATGCCCAGCTGATAATGTACACTTGCTCTTGTCTCATTTGTCCAGTTTAAACAGGAGGTATCCAGAAAGTTTGAGGCCCAGCAGGACCAGCTGGTGTTGATATTTGCTGGAAAGATTCTGAAGGATGGCGATACTTTAAACCAGCATGGTATCAAAGACGGGTTGACTGTTCATCTTGTTATCAAGACAAAGTAAGTACAACTCATGATGTGATCTGTGTAGCTAAAGAGAAAAACCTCAAGCCTGGTAAGAGTTTAATTTGATGGTGGCTTTTTCTCTCAAGATCAACAGGTGGCAGCAGATCTCAGACAAGTGCCAGTTCTGCAACTCCTCAAAATAACAGTGGCAGCACCAACACCTCTGTACCAGACAGAACAGGAGGTGGCACAAGCCAGACACCAACACAACCTGCTAATGCGATAAGTAAGAatgcatactttttttttttttttaaattgctttcTTATTTTTTGCACCACAGTGAGTTGAATCTTCCTGATTCCTATCACATAGATATGCATATAAAATGTACAGACACTGTAAACATTATAAACatgaattaaacattaataagTCAAAACATCAACTGAATACATGAAGCCATAGGcgtatcattttatttagggtttgttccagaacaggtttacatggtttcagtttcaaaacacaCCATATtattgtcatactgcacattgctgcagctcctcttttcaccctgtgtgttgaatgctccATTTTAGCTAtcgagtgatgcatctcacttctaaaagatctttgttgggagttgcacatgcgcagtacctagtcATAGGCTGAAATCACAGGGGGGtcatgtgcccccccccccctaaaaaccatcaaatatataatgatatataattaaaacaatTGTCTAAATAGTAAAACAGTACAAACGCTAACAGGGCAGttaaagtgctttttaagtttagaaacattttgagtcccccctctcttgcctcacagtggtttggtccactgcctgctttctctctcacagGAGTCCAGTTGCAGAAAACCAGTTATGTTATGTAagtgtcaaatatccaattttctgccgGTCACATTGAACGTTAAAAACACGTGTTTCACgtgtgcacagacagtaacctcaTGTCACAGCTACAAACAtacaggctaaaacatgtcttaggtgtgtggaagttattcacgaGAGTGAAGAAGACTCAGCGCTcactacatctgcagagaaactcacagaaagagacgctgtggatattgtaaagcagggagcaggtaaagcaacagtgaacgcAGCTGTTGGTGACGATGTCATTCATGCCACGGTGGGCTCTAttggtaattaacaacaagtctCCCTCACACGCGGCttatctgctgctgtgaaaacggaatcgTGGGTGAAAAACCAAAACCAGatgttcttttaaataaaactgctgacaaataaagtcagagagcgagagaaagagagagatacgacaggtgtaggtgtgtgcttgtgtgtctgacgGGAAAGgaaaggtgagcagattactttagtttgtgattaaacacaaaaatgaattGGAGAATtaggtagaattaaaatggtgtgcaatttattttcagcttattccagtgaaaatgctaatgttattttataatcagtgtttCAATAGGACCATACAATTGAGACCAGTGAGAACAGCcaacatttatactggtgctgatggggatcctaataaaaatagatttttcaataaatagttaaaaaaatgtttgtgtatgctgtcagttgtagatcttagaaagaaataaaatcggaatcggcaggtcagacctcttaaaaaatcagtaactggaatcagccaggaaaaatgtaatctgtgtaTCTCTTACTACAGCGATAACCCTGTGTGTGAACCGATATTAGGCTGATACTGTAGATCCATGTGTTGGGTTttgtgcatatatgtgtgtgtgtgtgtgtatgtatgtgtgtgtgtgtgtgtgtgtgtgtgtgtgtgtgtgtgtatatatatatatatatatatatatatatatatgcgctccctatctactggttgtgtccctgattattttaaaacggcttgcgtgaacccacttttaaagaaacctggtttagatccctccctcccacataattttagaccaatttcaaaactgccttttattgcaaagattctagaaagaattgtgtccaaacagctgctcactgtactggaaaataacaaattatttgaaaagtttcagtgtgatttcaggaagtaccacagcactgagactgccctgcttaaagtcaccaatgaccttttaatgtctgctgatgaaggtatgtgctcagtcctggtactcctggaccttagtgctgcttttgacaccattgatcacaacatcatgttagacagactgaggcactgggtagggatctctggtactgccctagaatggttttcatcctacctttCAAATAGaaagtttgtgtgtctgtaagttgtgtgtctgtctcttcgttctgtccagttaaatatggtgtgcctcaggggtcggtcttaggacccattttgtttttcttgtatctgcttccccttggacatattatccataaacatggcatttcttttcatatttatgctgatgacacacaaatatacttgcccgtcagatccacagaccttggaatgctgagttcacttaacaactttATGTCTGTTGACTATCTGCAGGGTAGATAATCTGGAAGGGAGAAGGGAGGCAGCAGGCAGActtcttgtcactgtgtgctgcagctcagtgtatttttccacgtgttttcttgtgacatcacaagaaagcggATGTAAGCCGTGTTCTCTgtaggagatgggaactccatttggggtggactttgggcttttacactttgcaaacctattacatgcacaaagaagatatgtaactcaataaaggagaggggaaaaggcaTAATATGACCTTTTTAATATTCAATGCTTGAAAGCTAGTTGCAAAACACGTTTGCACTCAAAAGTTGACATTTCATTAGGGATGTTATTCTTATTATTTATATGACTGAACATGAACGCAGCGTTACTGCAGACATGACCGCCATGACACACATTTAGGAGGAGCAAAATATGATTAAAATGCCACATCCAAATATCAACACAAGGAACTAATCTCCAGCTCTACTCCTCTCCTCAGGTGGCCTTGGTGACCTGTCCGGCTTGTTAGGTCTGGGCGCCCGTTCATCCAACTTCATGGAGATGCAGCAACAGGTGCAGAGTCAGCTGATGTCCAACCCACAGATGATGTCGCAGATCATGGGGAACCCGCTGGTCCAGAACATGATGTCCAACCCAGACTTGATGAGACAGATGTTCGCAGGCAATCCTCAGATGCAGCAGCTCATGGAACAGAATCCGGACGTCTCCCGCATGTTCAACAACCCTGAGCTTATGAGACAGGTCAGTGCAGAGCTTTCATATTAGTCAATCTCAAAGAGAGCTAGTGCTGATAAATGTCCACTCATCAAGAGAAAGTCTTGTGTTAAAAGTTACAGTAGTTAGGCAGTCTGTGTTTTGATACAGGTTTTGCCCCACCTTGCttgttgtttactgttttatgttaTAGCTGCAAAATCCTGATTTTGATGGGACAAATATGTGATTTGTGATTATGTGTGATtggtgtatgtatatatgtatggcCAAattttttcaagccgttacatggcaGGCCAGACCAAggtcaaattatttaaaatccttGCGCACTTAtgtgcacgtttagctcagtcggtataGTGCGGGACTCTTTATAGGAAGGTTTTAGGATCATTTCCACCTAagtgcagatgtttttttttcctccctcgttaaacaaattgattataaggacacttttgcacatgctcacaataaagcgtgtgtgtgtgtgtgtgtgtgtgtgtgtgtgtgtgtgtgtgtgtgtgtgcgcgtcccaGCATTtcatccgcattcataaacccgCGGACGCATATTTTCAAGCTTTGCTGCAAAAAAagttcttgcgcttttattttagaaGCCCAATCACTTAAGAgaaagtgattgtgtgagttactgtatctgtcatgacagatctatttcagcaccagccgctatcaatttatttattttttatttatttattatttttatctgcCGCGGGCAAGATATTATTGCTGTCGGGCTGATTTcgcctattgccaaccactgctATATATTTTAGTTATCTATTCTC from Micropterus dolomieu isolate WLL.071019.BEF.003 ecotype Adirondacks linkage group LG03, ASM2129224v1, whole genome shotgun sequence harbors:
- the LOC123967838 gene encoding ubiquilin-4-like, translating into MAENNSTDHTGDTNVDKNVSPGASMMVVTVKTPNGKEEITISEDSSVAQFKQEVSRKFEAQQDQLVLIFAGKILKDGDTLNQHGIKDGLTVHLVIKTKSTGGSRSQTSASSATPQNNSGSTNTSVPDRTGGGTSQTPTQPANAISGLGDLSGLLGLGARSSNFMEMQQQVQSQLMSNPQMMSQIMGNPLVQNMMSNPDLMRQMFAGNPQMQQLMEQNPDVSRMFNNPELMRQMQSPETLSMLTNPRAMQALIQIQQGLQTLQTEVPGFMSRLPPGGLAVPPTTGGNIPPENPHPPAMASGSSLFSATSPAQQQLMQQMLQMFGGGGPSTPEVRFQQQLDQLNAMGFINREANLQALIATGGDVNAAIERLLA